Proteins encoded in a region of the Rhodococcus sp. SBT000017 genome:
- a CDS encoding MFS transporter, whose translation MAVAALLIEGMITDWSALLVSRDFGGGTAVGAAAVVVFSTAMFFSRSFGDLIVDRLGAAVTLRCAAAVVSAAVLLGLLLQPEPWGAVAVMGCAGIALGPLFPLLITEASRRSRVGAAVSTARVSAIGYGAYLGGPPLVGFLAERIGLVGAFVLIAGICSIALVAASISLRDRSRSATP comes from the coding sequence ATGGCCGTTGCCGCGCTGCTGATCGAAGGCATGATCACCGATTGGTCTGCCCTGTTGGTCTCGCGGGATTTCGGCGGCGGTACCGCCGTCGGAGCCGCTGCAGTGGTGGTGTTCAGCACCGCCATGTTCTTCTCGCGTTCCTTCGGCGATCTGATCGTCGATCGGCTCGGTGCTGCCGTCACTCTCCGATGCGCGGCAGCGGTGGTGTCAGCGGCCGTACTTCTGGGACTGTTGCTGCAGCCAGAACCATGGGGTGCCGTTGCGGTGATGGGATGCGCCGGCATCGCCCTCGGGCCGTTGTTCCCGTTACTCATCACCGAAGCAAGCCGCCGAAGTCGCGTTGGTGCGGCAGTATCCACCGCGCGCGTGAGCGCGATCGGATACGGCGCGTATCTCGGCGGACCCCCGCTCGTGGGCTTCCTCGCCGAACGCATCGGCCTTGTGGGTGCTTTCGTTCTCATCGCGGGCATCTGCTCCATTGCCTTGGTTGCCGCGTCGATATCGTTGCGCGACAGATCACGATCAGCGACGCCGTGA
- a CDS encoding XdhC family protein, translating into MKEIVDRLSAWDHAGVPYAVATVIAVSGSAPRLPGAAMAVCADGEAVGSVSGGCVEGAVYELCRQVLDTGESVRESFGYSDVDSFAVGLTCGGVIEVFVRLGPPRAVLAAIASDTAVATVTLLSGSGESLAVSATATIGSTGFCDVDAVVVGEALAMLDSGGTGIRSVRCRPDLDVFVQSYATAPRLLIFGAIDYAGALARVGKFLGYHVTVCDARPVFATAARFPDADEVVTEWPHSYLARTAVDARTVICVLTHDAKFDVPLLEVALRLPVAFVGAMGSRRTHDDRAARLRAVGLTEQELARLRSPIGLDLGARTPEETALAIAAEFVAARRGGSALPLTRTAGPIHRDGAAADAKYA; encoded by the coding sequence GTGAAAGAGATCGTCGATCGACTGTCGGCATGGGACCACGCAGGTGTTCCCTACGCGGTAGCGACCGTGATCGCGGTATCCGGAAGTGCTCCACGGCTTCCGGGTGCCGCGATGGCGGTCTGCGCCGACGGTGAAGCAGTGGGCAGCGTCTCCGGCGGCTGCGTCGAAGGAGCAGTGTACGAACTGTGCCGTCAGGTCCTCGATACCGGTGAGTCCGTCCGAGAGTCGTTCGGTTACAGCGACGTCGATTCCTTCGCGGTCGGCCTGACCTGCGGGGGTGTGATCGAGGTGTTCGTCCGCCTCGGACCGCCGCGGGCCGTGCTCGCGGCTATCGCGTCGGACACGGCGGTGGCCACGGTGACGTTGCTCTCCGGGTCCGGGGAATCGCTCGCCGTGTCCGCCACGGCAACGATCGGCAGCACCGGCTTCTGCGACGTCGACGCCGTGGTCGTCGGTGAAGCGCTGGCGATGCTGGACTCCGGCGGTACCGGCATCCGGTCGGTGCGGTGCAGGCCGGACCTGGACGTGTTCGTCCAGTCGTACGCCACCGCGCCACGGCTACTGATCTTCGGAGCCATCGACTACGCCGGGGCACTCGCCCGCGTGGGCAAGTTCCTCGGCTACCACGTGACCGTGTGCGACGCCCGTCCCGTATTCGCCACTGCTGCACGGTTTCCCGATGCCGACGAGGTGGTCACCGAATGGCCGCACAGCTATCTGGCGCGGACGGCAGTCGATGCCCGGACGGTGATCTGCGTTCTGACGCACGACGCCAAGTTCGATGTGCCGCTGCTCGAAGTGGCTCTACGCCTGCCGGTGGCATTCGTCGGGGCTATGGGATCACGCAGGACTCATGACGATCGCGCGGCCCGGCTACGCGCAGTGGGGCTGACGGAGCAAGAGCTGGCGCGCTTGAGATCGCCGATCGGACTGGACCTGGGTGCCCGAACGCCCGAGGAGACGGCCCTGGCCATCGCGGCCGAATTCGTTGCCGCTCGTCGTGGAGGTAGTGCACTGCCACTGACACGTACGGCGGGCCCGATCCACCGCGACGGGGCGGCGGCGGATGCCAAGTACGCCTGA
- a CDS encoding NCS2 family permease — MTDVRTSSTRQSGRGRSQIDKFFDITGRGSTLSREIRGGVTTFVAMAYLIVLIPLIIGDARDVTGATLDPAQLSTMVALSAGLTTILMGVVGNAPLAMAAGLGVTPIVVFQAAPYMTWPQAMGLVVLEGVVIVIFALTGIRQLIMDAIPLVLKQAIGVGIGAFIALIGLVDAGFVGHHDAASTAVTLGTFGKLAGWPVFVFCVGLILMIMLFVRRVPGAMLIGIFVATNLAIILNSVFDIEPEAWGPVVPKVPDSIVATPQFDLLFNVDLFGGFARAGIVTASVVLFTLVLSGFFDAMGTILGVGEEAGLVDKQGRMPGLSRILTVDGIGAIVGGAINGSANTAVVESAAGVTEGARTGLASVVTGGLLTSLIFFTPLAGVVPVGAAAPALVLVGALMMTHVRKIDWENTEIAIPAFLTIVLMPFTYSITVGVAAGVISYTVVRLAKGKARQTHWLLYLMSGIFLVYFALHPIEEALGIS; from the coding sequence ATGACCGACGTACGCACATCCAGCACTCGCCAAAGTGGACGAGGTCGATCCCAGATCGACAAGTTCTTCGACATCACCGGCCGCGGTTCGACGCTCTCACGCGAAATCCGCGGTGGCGTCACCACATTCGTGGCCATGGCCTACCTGATCGTTCTCATCCCTCTGATCATCGGTGATGCCCGCGATGTCACCGGCGCCACGCTCGATCCAGCTCAGCTGTCGACCATGGTGGCACTGTCCGCCGGTCTGACGACCATCCTGATGGGGGTCGTCGGAAACGCGCCCCTCGCCATGGCGGCCGGCCTCGGCGTGACGCCGATCGTGGTGTTCCAGGCGGCCCCGTACATGACCTGGCCGCAGGCGATGGGCCTGGTGGTTCTCGAGGGCGTCGTCATCGTCATCTTCGCTCTCACCGGCATTAGGCAACTCATCATGGATGCCATACCTCTGGTACTCAAGCAGGCGATCGGCGTCGGGATCGGTGCATTCATCGCGCTCATCGGCCTGGTCGACGCCGGGTTCGTCGGGCACCACGACGCAGCATCCACCGCGGTAACCCTCGGCACGTTCGGCAAGCTCGCCGGCTGGCCCGTGTTCGTCTTCTGCGTCGGCCTGATCCTGATGATCATGCTGTTCGTTCGGAGAGTGCCGGGCGCGATGCTGATCGGCATCTTCGTGGCGACCAATCTCGCGATCATCTTGAACTCGGTGTTCGACATCGAACCCGAGGCCTGGGGTCCCGTGGTACCGAAGGTGCCCGATTCCATCGTCGCCACACCACAATTCGATCTACTGTTCAACGTCGACCTGTTCGGCGGGTTCGCTCGGGCCGGAATCGTCACCGCGTCGGTCGTCCTGTTCACTCTCGTTCTCTCGGGCTTCTTCGACGCCATGGGCACCATCCTCGGAGTCGGTGAGGAAGCCGGACTTGTCGACAAGCAAGGCAGGATGCCCGGCCTGAGCCGCATCCTCACCGTCGACGGCATCGGTGCCATCGTCGGTGGCGCGATCAACGGTTCCGCCAACACCGCCGTCGTCGAGTCCGCGGCCGGCGTCACCGAGGGTGCGCGAACGGGTCTCGCCAGCGTCGTCACCGGCGGATTGTTGACCAGCCTGATCTTCTTCACTCCGTTGGCCGGAGTGGTCCCCGTCGGTGCAGCGGCGCCGGCGCTGGTCCTGGTCGGTGCGCTGATGATGACGCACGTTCGCAAGATCGACTGGGAGAACACCGAAATCGCGATCCCGGCCTTCCTGACGATCGTGCTGATGCCGTTCACGTACTCGATCACCGTCGGAGTCGCGGCAGGCGTCATCTCGTACACCGTCGTCCGGCTCGCCAAAGGCAAAGCACGCCAGACGCATTGGCTGCTGTACCTGATGTCGGGCATCTTCCTTGTCTACTTCGCCCTGCACCCCATCGAAGAAGCGTTGGGAATCTCCTAA
- a CDS encoding HNH endonuclease, whose product MGALPAVSLEALTAAAREENRQAARKISACYDVHRSWITLDTKHKHYSRYGRTEMAVALGCSATVAEAYVSVAVALHTRLPLLKVAFETGEVDLPRVRTVCRILDNLSDAIVTLVEKEVVEAALRSSPGPLEKEIWDILVRVAPEEAAALREFAKKFRTVTYSPAGELARIRAELTAPEAAAAWQLLEEMADTLCPKDPRGKKERLCDAFMARMHGEPRLACLCQREDCSKKDAVLPDRRVPLTMITVDIATLIGLLANPAYLAGHGSIDPDLARELARNSQWQVLLTEAVTLAEKLGLAVQNPETGEWERIPNSEKTEPATENDTATAAGTDTDTSAGTVPGTAAGAVPDSDADASASTDTTAETPTDANAGAGAGAGAGAQNASTADSSAETASASEPTGPSSPAPEQSSPAEDNVDQVDNPAPTTGPATDPAAATTPGSDPAPKHAATTASAAITKPLPEPPQANGPEPVASPAPAPTSSKDAQQTPTADPAQDSSETHTPTAPSDTPSNHDIGSDEETISGSEPTSIGSPASSTHPGAGAETEDRPPRRLQSLTSAAALFCTHTPVGKGTRHSSALDLDAIRHPARNMRALDLRSTIRPDNRTGCTANGLYIGTASLAAALEAAIAADPTLGKSVARDPLTDRALIYRPDALTTAAVRHRDKHCRFPGCHRPAARCQLDHVIPFDHTNPLGGGWTTVNNLQCLCEYHHSVKTAGYWKAVMLPGGAILWTSTSNTARITLPANGTAVPIAANDLRPHIPTKPKRSGIIAYPHPPDNQEPETESTAEDNDDPPF is encoded by the coding sequence ATGGGTGCACTGCCAGCTGTGTCACTGGAGGCGTTGACCGCGGCCGCGCGTGAGGAGAATCGGCAGGCGGCCCGCAAGATCTCCGCCTGCTACGACGTCCATCGGAGCTGGATCACCCTCGACACCAAGCACAAGCACTACAGCCGATACGGCCGCACCGAAATGGCAGTCGCGTTGGGATGCTCGGCGACGGTCGCCGAAGCGTACGTCTCCGTCGCAGTCGCTCTGCACACCCGACTGCCACTGCTCAAGGTCGCGTTCGAGACCGGTGAGGTCGACCTCCCACGGGTACGGACCGTATGCCGGATCCTCGACAACCTCTCCGATGCCATCGTCACGTTGGTCGAGAAAGAAGTGGTGGAGGCGGCGCTCAGGTCGTCCCCGGGTCCGCTCGAGAAGGAGATCTGGGACATCCTGGTGCGCGTCGCACCCGAGGAAGCAGCCGCATTGCGGGAGTTCGCGAAGAAGTTCCGCACCGTCACCTACAGTCCTGCCGGGGAACTCGCCCGCATCCGGGCGGAGTTGACCGCACCCGAAGCCGCCGCCGCATGGCAACTCCTCGAAGAAATGGCCGACACCCTCTGCCCGAAGGATCCGCGCGGGAAGAAGGAACGCTTGTGCGATGCGTTCATGGCCCGCATGCACGGCGAACCCCGACTCGCGTGCCTGTGCCAACGGGAGGATTGCTCGAAGAAGGATGCGGTGTTGCCGGATCGGCGGGTGCCGTTGACGATGATCACCGTCGACATCGCCACCCTCATCGGCCTCCTCGCCAACCCTGCGTATCTGGCCGGTCATGGTTCCATCGACCCGGACCTCGCGCGGGAATTGGCACGCAACAGTCAGTGGCAGGTCCTGCTCACCGAAGCAGTGACCCTCGCCGAGAAACTCGGACTGGCCGTGCAGAACCCGGAAACCGGGGAATGGGAACGAATCCCCAACAGTGAAAAGACCGAGCCTGCAACAGAAAACGACACGGCAACGGCAGCGGGTACGGACACCGACACGTCAGCGGGCACCGTTCCGGGCACGGCGGCAGGGGCGGTACCGGATTCGGATGCGGATGCCTCTGCGAGCACCGACACGACTGCTGAGACACCCACGGACGCGAACGCAGGTGCAGGTGCAGGTGCAGGTGCAGGTGCACAGAATGCATCGACGGCTGATTCGAGTGCGGAGACAGCTTCGGCGTCGGAACCAACCGGGCCCAGTTCTCCTGCACCCGAACAGAGCTCGCCGGCAGAAGATAACGTCGATCAGGTCGACAATCCCGCGCCTACCACCGGGCCCGCGACCGACCCGGCAGCAGCTACCACCCCAGGCTCAGACCCAGCCCCCAAGCACGCAGCAACAACCGCTTCGGCGGCTATCACCAAGCCGCTACCGGAGCCGCCGCAGGCGAACGGCCCAGAGCCAGTTGCGTCACCAGCACCCGCACCGACTTCGTCGAAAGATGCCCAACAGACGCCGACCGCTGATCCAGCGCAAGATTCGAGCGAAACCCATACTCCCACTGCACCATCCGATACCCCCAGCAACCACGACATCGGCAGTGACGAGGAAACTATCAGTGGATCCGAGCCGACATCGATCGGTAGTCCGGCATCGAGTACACACCCCGGTGCGGGTGCCGAAACCGAGGATCGACCTCCGCGCCGCCTGCAATCGTTGACCTCCGCCGCCGCGTTGTTCTGCACCCACACTCCCGTCGGCAAAGGCACACGGCACAGCTCTGCCCTCGACCTGGACGCCATCAGGCATCCCGCCCGCAACATGAGGGCACTGGACCTACGCTCGACAATCCGGCCCGACAACCGCACCGGCTGTACAGCCAATGGCCTCTACATCGGCACCGCCTCACTCGCCGCCGCACTCGAAGCCGCCATCGCCGCCGACCCCACCCTCGGAAAATCCGTCGCCCGCGACCCACTCACCGACCGCGCCCTGATCTACCGACCCGACGCCCTCACCACCGCAGCCGTCCGCCACCGCGACAAACACTGCCGCTTCCCCGGCTGCCACCGCCCCGCCGCACGCTGCCAACTCGACCACGTGATCCCCTTCGACCACACCAACCCCCTCGGCGGCGGCTGGACCACAGTCAACAACCTCCAATGCCTCTGCGAATACCACCACTCCGTCAAAACCGCCGGCTACTGGAAAGCCGTCATGCTCCCCGGCGGAGCCATCCTCTGGACATCGACCTCGAACACCGCACGCATCACCCTGCCCGCCAACGGCACGGCAGTACCCATCGCCGCCAACGACCTCAGACCACACATCCCCACCAAACCGAAACGATCCGGCATCATCGCCTACCCCCACCCACCCGACAACCAGGAGCCCGAAACAGAATCGACAGCCGAAGACAACGATGATCCGCCCTTCTAG
- a CDS encoding xanthine dehydrogenase family protein molybdopterin-binding subunit, with the protein MSAPTTVPTTAAPTRAPADIPAPGRGRVGDSPLRPDGTLKVKGEFAYSSDLFIDGMLWGATLRSPHPRAKIVSVDISQALATPGVEAVLTHDDVPGRKCFGLDHTWDQPVLAFDEVRHEGEPIALIAADHPETARRAMEKIVVIYDVLEPLTDARRAALDPDYPKVQERGGVARHQPVRVGNVAAARATADVIVSSDFAVGIQDQAFLGPESGLAVPAEDGGVDLYVATQWMHNDLAQIGPCLGLPEEKIRMTLAGVGGAFGGREDLSMQIHAAMLAMHTGKPVKIVYNRYESFFGHVHRHPAQMHYEYGATRDGKLVFADVEIILDGGAYTSATLNVVGNAASLGVGPYVIPNIEIDAYGVYTNNPPCGAMRGFGAVQACFAYESMMDKLAEACGIGPVAIRQINAVSQGSILATGQVIEAPAPLAEMLARAEAMELPAPVDASDIRNLPGGASQTTHGEGVVRGIGYGVGIKNICFSENYDDYSTARVRLEVIGGEATALVHTAAAEVGQGLVTLEAQIARTELGVTKVVIHPADTKVGNAGSSSASRQSYMTGGAVKTACEAVREAVFVLAGLYLGRAVADLSLDGGKIVSATDGALATIEDVLGERVIEQTREFHHRPTSGMDPVTGQGASHTQLALCVHRAVVDVDVELGLVKVVEMAAVQDVGKILNRLSLEGQIHGGTAQGLGLAVMEEIVVVDGLVKNPSFTDYLIPTILDMPPMKLDILENPDPLAPYGLRGAGEPPTLSSTPAVVAAIRNATGLALTRVPVRPEHIINS; encoded by the coding sequence GTGAGCGCCCCGACCACTGTTCCAACCACCGCGGCCCCCACCCGGGCTCCCGCCGACATCCCCGCACCGGGACGCGGCCGCGTCGGCGACAGCCCCCTGCGACCCGACGGCACACTGAAGGTCAAGGGCGAGTTCGCGTATTCGTCGGACCTGTTCATCGACGGCATGCTCTGGGGCGCAACGCTCCGCAGTCCGCATCCGCGGGCGAAGATCGTCTCGGTCGACATCTCACAAGCACTCGCGACACCCGGCGTCGAGGCAGTACTCACCCATGACGACGTGCCGGGGCGCAAATGCTTCGGGCTCGACCACACGTGGGATCAGCCGGTGCTGGCCTTCGACGAGGTGCGGCACGAGGGCGAACCGATCGCGTTGATCGCGGCCGATCATCCCGAAACAGCCCGGCGCGCAATGGAAAAGATCGTCGTGATCTACGACGTTCTCGAGCCCCTGACCGATGCCCGACGCGCCGCACTCGACCCGGACTACCCGAAGGTGCAGGAACGCGGCGGGGTGGCGCGCCATCAGCCGGTGCGCGTCGGCAACGTCGCCGCCGCCAGGGCGACCGCGGACGTGATCGTCAGCAGCGACTTCGCCGTCGGGATTCAGGATCAGGCATTCCTGGGACCCGAATCGGGACTGGCTGTTCCGGCCGAGGACGGCGGCGTCGACCTCTACGTCGCGACCCAGTGGATGCACAACGACCTCGCGCAGATCGGGCCGTGCCTCGGACTGCCCGAGGAGAAGATCAGGATGACGCTCGCCGGCGTCGGTGGAGCATTCGGTGGCCGCGAGGACCTCTCGATGCAGATCCACGCGGCGATGCTGGCCATGCACACCGGCAAGCCCGTCAAGATCGTCTACAACCGCTACGAGTCGTTCTTCGGACACGTGCACCGCCACCCCGCGCAGATGCACTACGAGTACGGCGCGACCCGCGACGGCAAACTCGTGTTCGCCGATGTCGAGATCATCCTCGACGGTGGGGCGTACACCTCGGCCACCCTCAACGTCGTGGGCAACGCCGCCTCACTGGGCGTCGGTCCCTACGTCATTCCCAACATCGAGATCGACGCGTACGGGGTGTACACCAACAACCCGCCGTGCGGGGCAATGCGTGGATTCGGCGCGGTGCAAGCATGTTTCGCGTACGAGTCGATGATGGACAAGCTCGCCGAGGCCTGCGGAATCGGTCCCGTCGCCATTCGGCAGATCAACGCCGTCAGCCAAGGTTCGATCCTCGCGACCGGCCAGGTGATCGAAGCACCTGCCCCACTGGCCGAGATGCTCGCCCGAGCCGAGGCGATGGAACTGCCTGCCCCCGTGGACGCGTCGGACATCCGTAATCTGCCGGGCGGGGCGTCGCAGACCACCCACGGCGAAGGCGTCGTACGCGGGATCGGCTACGGAGTCGGCATCAAGAACATCTGCTTCTCCGAGAACTACGACGACTACTCCACCGCGCGTGTTCGGCTGGAGGTGATCGGCGGCGAGGCAACAGCATTGGTACACACGGCCGCTGCCGAGGTCGGACAGGGTCTGGTGACGCTGGAGGCGCAGATCGCGCGCACCGAGCTGGGCGTCACCAAGGTCGTCATCCATCCCGCCGACACCAAGGTCGGCAATGCCGGCTCCTCGTCCGCGTCGCGCCAGTCGTACATGACCGGCGGCGCAGTCAAGACAGCATGCGAGGCCGTCCGTGAGGCGGTGTTCGTCCTCGCCGGCCTGTACCTGGGCCGCGCGGTGGCCGACCTGAGCCTCGACGGCGGCAAGATCGTCTCGGCCACCGACGGTGCGCTGGCGACGATCGAGGATGTGCTCGGCGAACGGGTCATCGAGCAGACGCGTGAATTCCACCATCGCCCCACCAGCGGAATGGATCCGGTCACCGGGCAAGGAGCGAGCCACACTCAGCTCGCACTGTGTGTCCACCGCGCCGTGGTCGACGTCGACGTCGAACTCGGTCTGGTCAAGGTCGTCGAGATGGCGGCCGTGCAGGACGTCGGCAAGATCCTCAACCGGCTTTCACTCGAAGGCCAGATCCACGGCGGCACAGCGCAGGGCCTCGGTCTCGCGGTGATGGAGGAAATAGTCGTCGTGGACGGTCTGGTGAAGAACCCGTCGTTCACCGACTACCTGATTCCGACGATTCTCGACATGCCGCCCATGAAGCTGGACATCCTCGAGAACCCGGATCCCCTGGCACCGTACGGTCTTCGCGGTGCGGGCGAGCCACCCACCCTCTCGTCGACACCCGCCGTGGTCGCAGCCATCCGAAATGCCACCGGGCTCGCGTTGACCCGCGTGCCCGTTCGACCCGAACACATCATCAACAGCTGA
- the allB gene encoding allantoinase AllB, which yields MRPTSRGSPRSSRAFPVQSDLVVRASRAVIGGLEVAASISVLDGRIIAIDSLDAHVSGAVMVELGPDEVLLPGLVDTHVHVNEPGRTEWEGFASATRAAAAGGITTIVDMPLNSIPPTVDVAALEIKRRVAADQSVVNVGFWGGAVPGNVDQLRPLHDAGVFGFKCFLLASGVDEFPPLTLPELEKALVEIASFDGLMIVHAENAEVIAEAPAATGREYSGFLESRPRAAENRAIEQAIELSRQTGCRVHILHLSSADALPMIAAAKRDGVRVTVETCPHYLCFDAEAVPAGATQFKCCPPIREAGNRELLWQGLLDGTIDTIVTDHSPCTPDLKRFDTGDFGDAWGGIASLQVSLAAVWTEARARGFALTDIVRWMAINTADQVGMADRGRIEIGCAADLVAFAPDERFTVDVTQLYHRNPVTAYDRLGLSGVVRRSWIAGSESSTGRLLSR from the coding sequence ATGCGGCCGACATCGCGTGGAAGTCCTCGGAGCTCCAGAGCGTTTCCAGTGCAGTCTGATCTAGTTGTTCGTGCTTCGCGGGCGGTGATCGGCGGACTGGAGGTTGCGGCCTCGATCTCCGTCCTCGACGGCCGCATTATTGCGATCGACTCTCTGGACGCGCATGTGTCTGGGGCCGTGATGGTCGAGCTCGGGCCGGATGAGGTGCTGCTGCCGGGTTTGGTGGATACCCATGTGCACGTCAACGAGCCGGGACGCACCGAGTGGGAGGGGTTCGCCAGCGCGACCCGCGCTGCGGCCGCGGGCGGCATCACGACCATCGTCGACATGCCACTCAACAGCATTCCCCCGACGGTCGATGTCGCGGCGTTGGAGATCAAGCGGCGGGTGGCTGCGGATCAGTCGGTCGTCAATGTCGGGTTCTGGGGCGGGGCGGTGCCAGGAAACGTCGATCAGTTGCGGCCGTTGCACGATGCGGGTGTCTTCGGCTTCAAGTGCTTCCTGCTCGCGTCGGGCGTGGACGAGTTTCCGCCATTGACCCTGCCGGAACTGGAGAAGGCTCTTGTCGAGATCGCGTCGTTCGACGGGTTGATGATCGTGCACGCCGAGAACGCCGAGGTGATCGCCGAGGCACCGGCGGCGACAGGCCGTGAGTACTCGGGCTTCTTGGAATCGCGTCCGCGTGCGGCCGAGAACCGTGCCATCGAGCAGGCGATCGAGTTGTCTCGACAGACGGGGTGTCGGGTGCACATTCTGCATCTGTCGAGTGCTGATGCGTTGCCCATGATTGCAGCGGCGAAGCGAGACGGGGTGCGGGTGACGGTCGAGACCTGCCCGCATTACCTGTGTTTCGATGCGGAAGCAGTGCCGGCGGGGGCGACGCAGTTCAAATGTTGTCCGCCGATCCGCGAGGCCGGTAACCGAGAGTTGTTGTGGCAGGGACTGCTCGACGGCACGATCGACACCATCGTCACCGACCACTCCCCCTGTACACCGGATCTCAAGCGGTTCGACACCGGAGATTTCGGCGACGCCTGGGGTGGCATCGCGTCGTTGCAAGTGTCACTGGCTGCGGTGTGGACGGAGGCGCGTGCCCGTGGGTTCGCACTGACCGACATCGTGCGGTGGATGGCCATCAATACTGCCGACCAAGTAGGTATGGCAGACCGAGGCCGTATCGAGATCGGCTGCGCGGCAGACTTGGTGGCGTTTGCACCCGACGAGAGGTTCACCGTGGACGTGACGCAGCTGTACCACCGTAACCCGGTGACGGCGTACGACCGGCTGGGCTTGTCGGGTGTGGTGCGACGGTCGTGGATCGCGGGGTCGGAATCCTCGACCGGACGTCTGCTGTCGCGCTGA
- a CDS encoding 8-oxoguanine deaminase has translation MTTVISGAYIAPIVGDEIPSGYLVVEGTTISAIGSGPAPVIAGAETIDASGCLVTPGLVNTHHHLYQWASQGLAKDNTLFEWLVALYKPWSKMDAEVVGGAAAAGLGWLAKSGCTTSTDHHYIFPKGRGDLFAAEIDAAQRIGVRFQPCRGSMDRGVSDGGLPPDEVVESLDDILTATAEAIDTYHDASFGSMLRIAVAPCSPFSISKELLVESAGLARAKGARLHTHLAETLDEEEHCLAQMNCTPVEYMEQVGWLGDDVWFAHAVHLHDSDIAKMAATGTGTAHCPSSNARLGAGIARISDLLAAGAPVGLGVDGSASAEMVPLAGEVRQAMYMQRAKYGPTALTARQALEIGTLGGATVLGRQSEIGSLEVGKLADIAIWRTDGFYSAVDDPVVAFAYGQTPPLARLIVGGRTIVENDILVSAPQDEIGRAGADAHRRLMKLAEDVL, from the coding sequence ATGACCACGGTGATCTCGGGTGCCTACATCGCTCCCATCGTCGGGGACGAAATCCCCTCCGGATACCTCGTTGTCGAGGGCACCACGATCAGCGCCATCGGTTCGGGCCCGGCACCGGTGATCGCCGGGGCCGAGACGATCGACGCGTCCGGCTGCCTCGTCACCCCCGGCCTGGTCAACACCCACCATCATCTCTACCAGTGGGCGTCGCAGGGCCTGGCCAAGGACAACACACTCTTCGAATGGCTTGTCGCACTCTACAAGCCGTGGTCCAAGATGGACGCCGAGGTGGTCGGGGGAGCCGCCGCGGCCGGTCTCGGTTGGCTCGCGAAATCGGGATGCACCACGAGTACCGATCACCACTACATCTTCCCCAAGGGCCGAGGCGACCTGTTCGCCGCCGAGATCGATGCCGCACAACGCATCGGCGTCCGATTTCAGCCGTGCCGCGGCTCGATGGACCGAGGTGTGTCCGACGGTGGATTGCCGCCGGACGAGGTGGTCGAATCGCTCGACGACATCCTCACCGCGACGGCCGAGGCGATCGACACCTATCACGACGCTTCCTTCGGTTCGATGCTCCGCATCGCGGTCGCACCGTGTTCACCTTTCTCCATCAGTAAAGAGCTGCTCGTGGAGTCCGCAGGGCTTGCTCGCGCCAAAGGTGCTCGGCTGCATACGCATCTGGCCGAGACCCTCGACGAGGAAGAGCACTGCCTCGCTCAGATGAACTGCACCCCGGTCGAATACATGGAGCAGGTCGGCTGGCTGGGCGACGACGTGTGGTTCGCCCACGCGGTACACCTGCACGATTCCGATATCGCGAAGATGGCGGCCACCGGTACCGGTACCGCCCATTGCCCGAGCTCGAACGCACGACTCGGCGCGGGTATCGCCCGGATCTCGGACCTGCTCGCCGCCGGCGCGCCCGTCGGCCTCGGAGTCGACGGTTCGGCCTCGGCCGAAATGGTCCCGCTGGCCGGCGAAGTCCGTCAGGCGATGTACATGCAGCGAGCAAAGTACGGACCAACAGCACTGACGGCGCGTCAGGCACTCGAGATCGGAACACTCGGCGGTGCAACGGTACTGGGCCGTCAGAGCGAGATCGGTTCGCTCGAAGTCGGCAAGCTCGCCGACATCGCGATCTGGCGCACCGACGGTTTCTACTCGGCCGTGGACGACCCCGTCGTTGCGTTCGCGTACGGGCAGACACCACCGCTCGCGCGGTTGATTGTGGGCGGTCGAACGATCGTCGAGAACGACATCCTCGTCAGCGCACCGCAGGACGAAATAGGCCGTGCCGGTGCGGATGCACACCGTCGCCTGATGAAACTCGCGGAGGACGTGCTGTGA